The segment CTTCATTTGTAATAATTGGTTTTATGAAGGTATACAGAGTGATAGGTAGCCTTGTGTAACAGTATTTTCTATAATTAGTGCTACTAAATATGAAGTGGgcatttctgtaaaatgtaGACACTGCCCAATATAGTATAGCCAAGCAGTGCTGTAACTTATACGTAAGTTTCATGTTAGTTCTTGGGTATTAGTTCaatagagaaataattttgcttaaaaaaaaaaagttactccagaaatacataaaatctttttaccttctttttttcctctttccctacTTACACTGTTTTAGCAGATAATGTTTGGCCCATGCTAATTCCTACCCCAGCCTCGCACAACCTTCTACCATCTTTAAAGACAGAACAGAGTAAGAAAGTCAGAGATTTTAATATGCTAAACAGTGTCTGAAACTCCTGTTCAAATTCTTTAACTCATTAcaatcatagcatagtttgggttggagaggactcttaaaagtcatctagtccaaaccccctgcagtgagtgcagacatcttcaactggatcaggttgctcagagccccatccaacctgaccttgaaagtTTCTAGGGATGGagtttcaccaccctcattgtaaaagatgtcttccttgtatctagtctaaatctacctttttttaatttaaaaccattaccccttggCATAGGGCAATAAGCtttgctaaaaagtttgtccctaCCATTCTTATAAGCCtcctttaaatactgaaaggcCAGAagaaggtctccttgaagctttttttctctaggctgaacaaccccagatctctaaacttttcttcatagcagaggtgttctaTCCCTCTGATTGTTCTGATGACCCTCCtttggacctgctccaacaggtccatatctTTCCTGCGCTGAGagttccagagctggacacggTACTCCAGGTGCAATTTCAaaagagcggagtagaggggcagaatcaccttccttgacctgctggtcacacttcttttgatgcagtccaggatatggttggccttctggatTGTAAGCACATGatgccagctcatgtccatCATGTCCATCTTTTCACATCCATCTCTTGttttttcatccaccagtacgcccaagtccttctcaggaGAGTTACTCTCAATCActtcatcctccagcctgtattgaCTTATGTCAGGTCCCTGAGGTGGTTGTAAGCTGCAGTGTACACAGCACATCTTGGAGCAACAGGCTGAGGGCCCTCAATAGCACCCTGTCCCTCCAACCTTTGCGTGTCATCCCACAGCTTGTcacaggcaagcctgatattattcCCCTCCCCCATCATGTAgagtttaaagccctgtcagtcagctctgctcttttccttttcacattaTTTCTATCTACCACAACACAGGTAAGACTTCAATTCTGTATTTAATTGTTTCAAAACTGTGATGTAGAACGTCTAACCATTTTTTTGTACTTGTTGGTTCATTGGATATCTTCTTTATAAATGTTATTCTGTAGATTAAAAGAGACTACAAGGAATGTAGTGGTGGTAATTTAGAAAAGAAGTAGCAAAAGGGTGTTGGCAATCATATGTAAGCGCATGTTCTTGTTTGTGTATGAGAAATACAGAGAAGCAGGTGCATGGGCTATAGAGCATTACAGTTCTCTCCTGTAATTCTTTACTGTAAGGGATTTTATAAATTTCTGGAGtatttacagtaattttctCTCCAACTACAGAAAGCGTGAGGTTTTGATAACTAGGAAGGCTAGTGATCCTGCAGATAGAAATGGCTATAAGCTTTAATGGTGCtagtttgtttttgtttttttttttgatgctgcACTTATAAGCTACTAAATAATTTACTGGCGATGTTCAGGAGAGCTTGCTGTCCATTAGTGTTGCCACACGGTATCCTGTGTGCAGTACGAAATGTtcattccattattttttcaattctGTCTTGTGTTTTTTAGGCCTAAGGACTGTCTCCGTTCTATTATGAAGAGAGTTAACCATAAAGATCCCCATGTTGCTATGCAAGCATTAACAGTAGGTTCTTTTTAATGTAGTGCTTTTACTTCCTGAAAAGttatattgcaaaaaaaatatcttctatgagttttaaactctttctttctttagcttCTAGGAGCATGCGTATCAAACTGCGGTAAAATCTTTCATTTAGAAGTCTGTTCAAGAGATTTTGCCAGTGAAGTAAGCAATGTGTTAAATAAGGTAATGTATTGCATTGATTTACACAATTCACTGGAAAGCGAAATCAGAGAATCTGGATAATCTTAAAGTGGAATGGAATCTGCTTTTGGAAGACTGGAAATTTGGTGGTGGTAGGCAGGATACAAGATTACTGGGAAGACTGTGGTTGTGTGAAATATCTTCCTGTGTGTCACTTCACACTGCAGTTACTTATGTGTTCTGTTTGGGGGAGGTGGGACATGGTGTATTAATTTATaaatgggcaaattcatttgcacATTAAATAACAGCAGTGAAACACTGCATAGCGATGTGGTGAAATGGAGATAATTCAGGGCTTCTGTATGACtttgttttacttcattttggGCCTAGTACATGTTGTATGAGTACAAGCACAATGCTGGTGTCCTGTTCTGCCCTTCTAATAAAGACATCCCTTAGTGATACACTTGACTTCAAAATAAAGTGTCTATATAGTTTATATTGACAGTAACATGAAATTAAGGAATTAAGAACGGATCCCTGCATTATTTAACTAGTTTATACTGTTCTTGCAGGGTCATCCCAAAGTTTGTGAAAAGCTGAAAGCCCTTATGGTGGAATGGACTGATGAATTCAAGAATGACCCACAGCTTAGTTTGATTTCTGCTATGATAAAAAATCTTAAGGAGCAAGGAGTTACCTTCCCAGCTATTGGTTCAcaggtatatttatttttgtgattcTTTTTGAAGTGTATCAGGAATTCTTTTTGCccttaattctgtattttaccATTAGTGAAGTAGTCTTGAATTCTGTAACATGTTtggcaaacaaaaggaaatttctcTTGTCTTAATAAAACATTCCTTTGAGGGGTGAAATGCTCTGATTTACTTCAGGTTTTTATATTACAGATGAATACAAATCAAAATGGTGAACAATGTTTTGTCAGGCTTTTTTTGAGTTCATTTTTTACCTTCCACTTTTGTCTAGGCAGCTGAACAGGCGAAAGCAAGTCCAGCTTTAGTTGCCAAAGATCCTGGTACGGTAGCcaacaaaaaggaagaggaggatttAGCTAAAGGTGAGTGTATTTACTTGCTGTTCGGATGAATATATtggtaaatataaaataaagaatacattttCATGTGAAGAACTCTTCTTTTGTAGCTATCGAACTGTCACTAAAAGAACAAAGGCAACAGCAAACAACACTTTCCACTTTGTATCCAAGCACGTCAAGCCTTTTAACAAATCACAAACATGAAGGCCGAAAGGTTCGTGCAATCTATGATTTTGAGGCTGCTGAAGACAACGAATTAACTTTTAAAGCTGGGGAACTTATAACTATCCTTGATGACAGGTAATTTTTATAGAATTCTTATTAGGAGTATATTagactgtaaaaataaatttgaaataatcaTGTCTTTCTTATATTTTTCCATGGGAATACaattgcaataaaatatatttacatattaaatactttatttttttacatcttaatttttttacatacGAATGGATTTGCATGAAGATCCTCATATAAAGATTTCTGTGTATATACAAACTGTGTATATTTACAAGTAATATCAATGCTTTGTACAGTGCAATTCTTAGGAAAATACCATATGAGTACGGGTTTTTTAATGTATcaggttttaattattttttttttatctttagtGATCCAAATTGGTGGAAAGGTGAAACTCATCAGGGTGTAGGATTGTTTCCATCTAATTTTGTAACAGCTGATCTTTCTGCTGAGCCAGAAATGAGTGAGTAACATTACATTTATATGTTAAGGGAGTGGTTTACTTGTAGTGGTTTACTTGTTTCCTGTCCCTTATAATATCATGAGTTCAGTTGCAAGTTAATGTGATACTCGTAAAACTGAGGAGCCCTTGCTGTGATCTCACAAACAACAGTCATATCTTTGGGTCAGACCAAGGCTGCCCAAGCTGGTGTCTACTGAAAAATATGGTGAAACCTACTGCTGGATTTGTTGGTATCTTCCCTGAGACTCATTTAACAACTGTGTTGACACATATATAGATGTAAGCAACAgcaagtttttttccaaattgccTTTTTGCCTGGTTGCAATGATACATATCTAATCAAGGAAAAACTGGTCAGATTCAAAAAACCTATGTACTCTAGgtatgcaggttttttttttttctgtatattggCTAtcttcttgtatttatttatatctatCTAACCTActctaaatatttaataaagatCTTAAATATTAAATCAGGTTTTAAGATGCTAGAACTAATTTATCTAAATCTGATGCGTTTGCAAGATTAATATTCTGTGATCTTAATATGAGCGTGCAAAAGCTATGAGCAGGTCTGCAGAATTACATGCTGTAGGAGTCATCTCTACTATGTTAAGACTACCTTAGAGTAGTATTATAAGAGTAGAATTTGGTAGCTTTTTCGTTGTGAACACTACTACGGATGAGCAAGATGCTTTTTCAGGTACTCTTCGATggagaaagaacagcaaaatctGTGAACTATTGATTTTATATGTtgctctggagaaaagaagactccaGCTTGTCATAGATGATTttacaagttttcttttaaacctgACTTATTAGCCCTCTTTCTCCCTATCACTGTCAATCTGGTTTTCCTGATGCCTTATTAATAGTATCTTATGTGCAGGAAGACTATGATAAATGCAGTTACTTgctaaaacacatttctgttgaTCTTGTGTGAACTGATGTCTTCTTTTATGCAATGTGCAGATTTGTTTAAGAAAGTTGTTTAAGTCTATGGAAAAGGTTTTAGCCTTCAGGTatcaacaaaatattaatttttttataaattttcaCAATAGATGTGTCAAGTGCGAAGAATTTGGGCAACATGCTAGCTGTGTaacattgttttgtttataaaataaagtcTGCCTTTTTATCTTACAGtgaaagctgagaagaaaacagtgcaGTTCAGTGATGAAGTTCAAGTTGAGACAATAGAACCTGAGCCTGAACCAGTTTATATTGATGAAGTAAGCATGATAAAAGTACTGATTCTCAGCTGCTGGTACATTTAAATGTTTAGCCCTTTCATCCTGTACTTCAAAACCAATGTGAAAAATTAGGAGAACATAATCAAAGGAGGTTGGGAAGGAAAAgttgatttaattaaaaaaaacaaccaagcaaACTAAACCTGCAGTATTCTAGTTCGCTCATGTGTCCTGAAGTTCTTAGGAATTTCTGAAACTGATTTTGGAAACTGCATTCCATTTATCTGTTCACCTCCAGACTAGAAGCTTGATATGGAgcaatgcatttgttttaaagttttgaTTCAAGTACTTTGGGATACCTCAGAGATACTCATCTTGAATGCTGTCTTAGATTTATTTCCAATATAATCACCGCTGTCTTCCCCCAGTCTGAAAGagctctttccttctctgaaaaatgTGAGCTTTTTGTTGCTCTATAAGTAACGTTTAGTAAGATTTGTGTAGTCTCACCGCAGGGATTCTGTAGGGTTCCCAGGAAGTCTCAGCCCattatgttttttccttgtctttctcttccacctccttcctcttcctcttagGAGGCATAGAATTGTTCTCTTTAGAACTTTTCTCTCTTATGACcttccatttcttcctccaCTAAGGTTCTgtcattgtttttttaaatgaaaaatcatttacTACCTTCCTAAAGTCCTATTTAACTCCTCTCTCAAATGCTTTTCCTCCCAAGAGTTATTAGTGGGTAATCTGTCAAAATAGTTTATCTCAGGCCTGCCTTGAGGTGCCTTCCAGCTTTTgtcttctgtgattctgtgttggTTTATGCTTCagtgtcttgttttgtttttaaaattaacatagCATAATTTGTAAGGAAGCAGTTCGGTTGGcttcttcctgcctttcctgggtttaagaaggaaaaaacatcattttagTTTCCACTTTGATATGTCTGGCCTGTTAAAGGCTATTTATTTGATAACACTTGGctaaaaagtgatttttaataatttacatGTAATGTTTGGTTAAGCAATACAGTTCAGTCAAAGAGTTTATGCCTGTTAACTTTCTAcgctttgttatttttataaatgggTTACGCTTGAACTGGTAAATCAAGGATGActattggaacaggctgcccagagaggtggttaAATCACCAAACCTGGAAATAATTtaagatgtgtagatgtggtgcttagcaacgtggtttagtggtggacttggcaatgCAAGGTTAAGGGTCagacttgatgatctgaaaggtctaAACAACCTAAACATTTCTATGACTTACTCTAAAATCAACTGTGCAAGCCCTCCATACATCATCTTAAAAGAACCCTTTCATGTATATATTATTCACATATATGTTAGTAATGACGTTGCTTATGTGCTGACAGGCCTCATTCACTTACAAAATGCAGGGTAGTTTTTCAGTGAATTTAGTTTTAAGtacccattttttttaaagtactctCTCAATGTATTCTGTCAAAACGTTTCCACTAATCCCACTAGGTGGTAGTATTGCATATGTGATAACTAGAATGGAACAATAGTAATTGCTCAAAAAGTACTGTTTAGAAGGACTTTTAGGAATAAAGGCGTATCCTGCACATTCCACTTGTTACTACtaatcatttttattatttggcttttctttgtgcaagcatcttttttcctgtaaagtAGCATGTATAACTAGtgtattttcttaaagttaGTCTACACGATTTGCAAGTCCCAGGAAATCCAAGTGGCTGTTGTAAATAGGTGCTTTAATTTACTCTCCTTAAAGTGTTGGTTCTGCCCCCTGCATATGCCCTAATTAAGCAATTTGTGTTCTAGGATAAAATGGACCAACTCTTGCAGATGTTACAAAGCGCAGATCCATCTGATGACCAGCCAGACCTCCCAGAACTGCTTCATCTGGAGGGTAAGAGaatctcacttttttttctgttttgttttcctctctagTAATTACCTATGTCAAAACAGATTGAAATAAAGCGGAAACTGCTTCAGCTTCATATGCACACCACCAGCATGTCTGAGGAAAGTGCCTGAGCCATAATTATCTTCTCACTTCCTGTTTCCCACATCTAAGAGGGCAAAGTgcaaaattttgctttaaagcaagctcactcctctctccaggAAACTATATTCCATATTATTTTCGTTTTTAAGACCTGGGAATACTTAATTCAACCTTATTcatccattttttccttcatagaGTAGCACAGAGTGAATTGCTAAAGGAGTTTGGAAATGctgtgttcggttttgggcccctcactagaAGAAGATTAAGATTCTGGAGtctgtccagagaagggcaacgaagatggtgaagggtttagagcacaagtcttatgaggctgagggaactggggttgtttagtctggagaaaaggagaccttatcgctctctacaactatctaaaaggaggttgtagtgaggtgggggttggtctcttctccctggttGTTAGTGGcaagaaaaggggaaatggcATCAAAATACacaaggggagatttaggttggatactgagagaaatttctttactggaagggttgtcaagcattaaaataggctgcccagggaggtggttgagtcaccatccctaggGGTGTTTAAAAGACCAGTAGGTGtcatacttggggacatggtctagtggtgAACTTCGCCACTAGACTCTTAAGAATTGAATTGTTTATATCTGGTTCAGGACAGAGGCAAAGAAATTCAAGGTATGCTTACCAACCAGCCTCCAGATCTGGCTTACGTTAGGATCTCCTTTCAAAATGCATTGTCAGATCATTAGAAGAATGCTGAATTTTGTATTAAACCATGGGACTACTCCTAGAATTTGATAGCTGTATTGGAGTCAGATGATTGTTCCCCAGCTACCTACAAGAGCGTTTGCCAAACGTGGCTATGTGTAGGTCTACAGTTCCATATTGAAGACTGTACTTGCTCTGCAGTCTGGTAGGGTGTGAGTAGCTATTCTTTTTGGCATAGGTTCTGGGAATTTTGTTATAACTGGATCTGGGGCTCCTACCAGTGGTGGCAAATACTGATCAACATTTGACAAAAAaccacttcattttcttctgccatcCAGATGTCCAGTCAGAAATGTCTATGAATTGGAGAGCTTATCTCACCATTTTCAGGAGCTCCGGGTTTGAGGTTGGCAGCAGTGCAGTCATTGTGTCAGCACACAGACATCTAAGCAATCCTTATTATaccttttgcaaaaaaaaaccaaatagaaCTTACACCAGGTTTTACATTGTTTCCTAGCATTTCTGCCAAAATGATACTGACCTCAGGTTCAAAGCAGCACATAAGTGCTTTTCATACAACTCCTCTTTCACCTTCAGTTGCCTTCAAGGGACATGTTTGTCATGGCTCTTTAACCCATCAGAGGCTTTCAGGACCTTATGCATCTGTAATTAGGAGTGAAGATGGTGTTCCAGAGCTGTTTGTAATGCATTTAGGTCATCTTTGATGTGTGAAtcttttttctcatctctcaGTTCGTGTTGAGTGGCTCTTGGGACTAAACACATTGCTTTATTAGTAAATAGTTCATTGCACAGACGAGTGTGCACATTTTGCATTCTGGAGTAGGGTTAGACTGTAGTATCCCCTTTCAGCTTccttgtctgtttattttgcatttggcAAACTCCATCTTTCTGTTAGTTAACTGTGTGGTTAACTGCATAGCAGTTACCCTAACCCCACGCCCTTGTACTGAAAGCTGGCAGGGAGTgcatttttgcttattttaatgcttttccatTCTACTTGTGGTAAGTTTTTATGTTAATTTTCGCATGTTAGTGACTTGGAAAAGTCCCTTTCCCTCAATTAAGATTGTAGTGAGACAGCAATGTGCTGTTAGGGTCTTTGACGCGCAGATGATTTGAATAATTTCAAcctgttttcccttttgctgtttttatagatagtcttttttttttagtaaagttAATTAAGCACATTATCTAGTAGGTTGCACTGgcagattttcttccttgaagaAGAGATTGCCTTTCAGATTCACCTGAACTATTTTATGCAAACTAATTTCAGCTTTACACTCCCTGGATGttaatgtgttttggttttgctttatttttattttcttgttaaaatgATCTTTTAAAACTGTACCACTACTGAAAACTTCAGCTGGATCTCATTCTTAAATTGTTGATGACACTACCTGTGTTACTGTAACTTTGTTGGCACACAGATCGtagtaatgttttaaaaaaaattcagactgGCATCAACCTATTTCTATGATACTTGTTTTAGATCTGCTTTCTGACTTGTTTTGATCTTTGATTTCTGACTTGATCTTTACTCTGttatattttaatgtctttctaTTCTAGCAATGTGCCACCAAATGGGACCTCTCATAGATGAAAAGTTGGAAGATATAGACAGgtaaaaaaagtcaaatattttgACTCAAATATAGATTCAGTCTTAGAAATACCAGTGTTGCTACTTAATGATATCTTAATTTCTGTGAATACTGGCAAAGAAAATAGGTATATTTATTAGTAACTTCTCATTTAGGAGGAAgtctgaaggttttttttttttcctagtgacATTATATTTTATAGTATTGTACCATTTGGTATTCTGGCACTTATCAGTCAGTATGGGTATGTTGCTTATCACGCTTCATGAAAGTTTCCCTGTGTTGTCTGTTCTCTGTTATCTGAAGTTACCTAAATTGTAGAGtaagctttaaaatgtattttctaggAAACATTCAGAACTTTCAGAGCTCAATGTTAAAGCAATGGAGGCTCTTTCTTTATATAACAAATTGATGAACGAAGACCCAATGTATTCCATGTATGCAAAACTACAAAACCAACAGTATTATATGCAGTCATCTGGTGTTTCTGGCTCTCAGGTATGTAGGTAACCTTTAATAGCTATTGATGTTATCAAGTACATACTAAGCTATGGTTGAGTTCTAATAAATTATTAGTGATAAATAGTTTTTCACTTGAGCTAACTATTTATAAAACGTGCtcgaatttttttttttacagtatgcttctgttcctgtttctgtctttctgttccCACCTCATTGCCCCCTGAGTTGGAAACCTCTTTTTATGACCTTTGTTGCCTTAATGCTAGGTTAAAATCATCTTGCTCCCTCAGAGGTAATCTCAAgtgaaaaagcagtgttttcgCACAACACagtatgtaaaaaaagaaaacaacaatgcaaaacaaacccaaaaagcaAACACCAAACCGCCAAACTTGTTTCAGCTGCAAGGTTTAGATAGTCTCCTTTTGCAGGTCCGAatgcttttattgctttctgttcAGTTCTTTTTGGTCAAGGAAAAAGCACATTCTGTGCTTATGTGAGTTGCACATAAAAGTGAAGACTAAAGATTTAGGGCTTTGCATAGTGGGTTAAAGACAGTAAAGAACTAAAGGAGTACAGTTCCTGTTTAAGAATATGCCCTGCCCACCCTGAAATCAATCTCTTCTTTTACTTTcccttttatttgaaaatatcagtAGAGAGCATTTAGCATCAAAATTACCGAAGTTAAAAATTGTAATTCCTTCATGGTAGCATTTTGATGTAATTGACTTATCTCAGAGTAGATCTTTTGTCTTATATACCATGATACTTTTAAAAGgtcttttaaacatttaaatactttaattcCATAGTCTAATGCACACTCACTGTTCTTTCCCTGTTTATAGGACTATGTAACAtttcaaactgtttttaataatttacttGCTTTTTGAGTGAGTTAAAAAAATTCAGGCCAATTTATTGTTGCCTACCCAGTATTCTATAAACATTGAAGCAGTTTGTTCTTTTTGCTTCCTATAAATATATACTTTCTTTCAGTATCTCTTAAACAAAAGAGTGTATGTTTTTGCAGTGTCATTAAGAGGAACGTTGTCTTCTGTTCCTGCGTGATAAGCAATCATGTCATGACCctatcaaataattttaatgttttgtaaatGGGAATATTTCTGGGGTTTCTTAAAGGGAAAAACTGGATTTAGAGGTCAAAATGAGTCAGTATAATGCTATGAAAAGTTAGGAGGTCTCATGCTTTTGCTGCCTTCTAAAATTCTTTTGTGCTATTGATTTGCCTTCTATAAATGTCATCTGAGGTTAATGATTCTTAAGACAGAAGAGCTGTATATCATTAACTTTTACATCAACTCAGTTGTTCATGAGACCTAATAATTTCCTCTATTAATTTGTGTTAAGCCAAATGATTCATGATTGAACAAAAGTATGGGACTTAAAAATTTAGTCTTGATTTAGAATAAAGCTGGCACCTATACTAGCAAGCTTTTCCCCTAGTTAGTTGTAAAacactttcttattttcaactgaaattttcttaagatctctttttcccttctgccccaCTCTTAACAATTTTACAACTGCAGTCTGAACAGTTACGTGAAATGATAGGTTAACtaatgatataaaaataatacagtattGGCTTTCCATTTTAATGATTCTACTTAATGAAATTTATCTAGGCATCAAAAAGTATTCCACTTCGTACCGCTATTTGTTACGTGATTTAAATCCTTCGgtattttcattcaaaagtaGCAACTCCTAATTAGTATGAGTGATagtcattaaaatgaaatttggaATGCAAGTTTTCTAGTAAACTGTTTGACCTTTCTAGTATTGGAGCCCTCAGGTTAGAAATGTAAACTGTCCCCTTTGAAaatctggtatttttttcatattgcatCACTTTATAGAAGACAATCAGTTGCTTTCTATTAAAACAACTGTAATAAAAGGTTTTAGAGGATTTCTTTAAGTTTCAAACTCAGATATTAAATACCAAATTTGCTtgtattctatttttaatatttctctatTTAACTTCCTAGGTTTACCCAGGGCAACCTCAAAGTAATGCATATTTGGTGACAGGGAGCGCACAGATGGGCCATATTCAAGGTTATAATCTTCCTCCTGAACAACTCTCTTCTCTCAGCCAAGGCACGGTCACTCCATCTGCCAGCTCAGTGCTGCCTGGTCAGCCCGCACAGACATCTTacacaaagtaattttaaatattttcccattcaaatttaaatcaatttaaatGTAAAGGACTACAGATAATATTTcaaggagtttttttttcttacagaagtaTAATTTTAAACACAACTGAAAGTTGGTTTAGTGCAATTATTTCTGGTGTGCTTTTTATTGGTGGTGTGTGTTTGGTAAAAATACCTGACAAACTTCaaac is part of the Cuculus canorus isolate bCucCan1 chromosome 2, bCucCan1.pri, whole genome shotgun sequence genome and harbors:
- the STAM gene encoding signal transducing adapter molecule 1, translating into MPLFATNPFDQDVEKATSEMNTAEDWGLILDICDKVGQSRTGPKDCLRSIMKRVNHKDPHVAMQALTLLGACVSNCGKIFHLEVCSRDFASEVSNVLNKGHPKVCEKLKALMVEWTDEFKNDPQLSLISAMIKNLKEQGVTFPAIGSQAAEQAKASPALVAKDPGTVANKKEEEDLAKAIELSLKEQRQQQTTLSTLYPSTSSLLTNHKHEGRKVRAIYDFEAAEDNELTFKAGELITILDDSDPNWWKGETHQGVGLFPSNFVTADLSAEPEMMKAEKKTVQFSDEVQVETIEPEPEPVYIDEDKMDQLLQMLQSADPSDDQPDLPELLHLEAMCHQMGPLIDEKLEDIDRKHSELSELNVKAMEALSLYNKLMNEDPMYSMYAKLQNQQYYMQSSGVSGSQVYPGQPQSNAYLVTGSAQMGHIQGYNLPPEQLSSLSQGTVTPSASSVLPGQPAQTSYTNAMVGSVAGNTYSNQASVYSPPPATVDVAAYQNAGTNMSQVPNYNLASTPLPQTAGSQQAPPQPPQPPPPQQPQHSYSQKALL